In Eretmochelys imbricata isolate rEreImb1 chromosome 4, rEreImb1.hap1, whole genome shotgun sequence, a single window of DNA contains:
- the LOC144263527 gene encoding uncharacterized protein LOC144263527: MQSSSAEVTMMESQNRKRAPAWTEREVRDLIAVWGEQSVLSELRSSFRNAKTFVKISQGMKDRGHNRDPKQCRMKLKELRQAYQKTREANGHAGSEPQICCFYDELHAILGGSATTTPTVLFLSFSGDGGNTEAGFGDEEDSSQQASGETGFPDSQELFLTLDLEPVPPEPTQGYFLDPAGGEGTSAACVSMITGSSPSQTLVKIRKKKNALVMKCSLSPCCPPTLTEHRRMRGGK; the protein is encoded by the exons atgcagagctcatcagcagaggtgaccatgatggagtcccagaatcgcaaaagagctccagcatggactgaacgggaggtacgggatctgatcgctgtttggggagagcaatccgtgctatcagaactccgttccagttttcgaaatgccaaaacctttgtcaaaatctcccagggcatgaaggacagaggccataacagggacccgaagcagtgccgcatgaaacttaaggagctgaggcaagcctaccagaaaaccagagaggcgaatggccacgccgggtcagagccccaaatatgctgcttctatgatgagctgcatgccattttagggggttcagccaccactaccccaaccgtgttgtttctctccttcagtggagatggaggcaacacggaagcaggttttggggacgaagaagatagctcacagcaagcaagcggagaaactggttttcccgacagccaggaactgtttctcaccctggacctggagccagtaccccccgaacccacccaaggctacttcctggacccggcaggcggagaagggacctccg ctgcatgtgtttcaatgatcacaggatcttctccttcccagacgctagtgaagattagaaagaaaaaaaatgcactcgtgatgaaatgttctctgagcccatgctgtcctcccacactgacagagcacagacgaatgcgtggaggcaaataa